One genomic segment of Syngnathus acus chromosome 1, fSynAcu1.2, whole genome shotgun sequence includes these proteins:
- the rbm47 gene encoding RNA-binding protein 47 isoform X5 gives MTAEDPASSSTMSNNTAPSKLCKPTAASHHALLGQISIPDGVVGTPNEATLVALMERTGYGMVQENGQRKYGPPPGWNGPSPPRGCEIFVGKIPRDVYEDELVPVFESVGRIYEMRLMMDFDGKNRGYAFVMYTEKHEAKRAVRELNNYEVRPGRLLGVCSSVDNCRLFIGGIPKTKKREEILEEVSKVTEGVLDVIVYASAADKMKNRGFAFVEYESHRAAAMARRKLMPGRIQLWGHQIAVDWAEPEIDVDEDVMETVKILYVRNLMMETSEETIKQVFSQWNPGCVERVKKIRDYAFVHFTSRDDAVLAMDHLNGTEVEGSCIEVTLAKPVDKEQYSRQKASKGVSAAPEAPQQNYVYQCDPYTLAYYGYPYNTLIGPNRDYFVKGTSLIQNNAGTVRGRGRAATGNRTPGPRGSYLGGYSAGRGIYSRYHEVALPTLAGQYQVFSAAPAAKLMEEGKVHAVEHLINPLAMQHPEHTTAPATATVLPVSTPPPFQGRPITPVYAMAHNVPRIQAAGGLYGAGYVPITNYAANTAALAALQKNAAVAAAAYGGYAGYAMPQGFPATAFQLPIHDVYQY, from the exons ATGACAGCCGAAGATCCTGCTTCCTCTTCAACCATGAGCAACAATACTGCCCCCTCCAAGCTGTGCAAACCCACGGCTGCCTCCCACCACGCTCTCCTTGGACAGATTAGCATTCCGGATGGTGTTGTAGGGACTCCCAACGAGGCTACACTGGTGGCCTTGATGGAGCGCACCGGCTACGGCATGGTTCAGGAAAATGGCCAACGTAAATACGGCCCTCCTCCCGGTTGGAACGGCCCATCCCCGCCGAGGGGATGCGAGATCTTCGTGGGCAAAATCCCAAGAGATGTTTATGAGGATGAGCTGGTTCCCGTGTTCGAGTCTGTGGGACGCATCTATGAGATGCGCCTGATGATGGACTTTGATGGGAAGAATCGGGGCTACGCATTTGTGATGTACACGGAAAAACACGAGGCCAAACGGGCCGTGCGGGAGCTCAACAACTACGAGGTGCGGCCCGGTAGGCTCCTCGGGGTCTGCTCCTCTGTAGACAACTGCCGTCTTTTCATTGGCGGCATCCCCAAGACTAAAAAACGCGAGGAGATTCTGGAGGAGGTCTCCAAGGTGACCGAGGGCGTGCTAGATGTGATTGTTTACGCCAGCGCTGCAGACAAGATGAAGAACCGTGGCTTTGCCTTTGTAGAATACGAGTCGCACCGTGCGGCCGCCATGGCCCGCAGGAAACTGATGCCCGGACGCATTCAACTGTGGGGTCACCAGATTGCGGTGGACTGGGCAGAACCAGAAATTGATGTGGATGAAGATGTCATGGAGACAGTGAAAATACTCTACGTCAGGAATCTTATGATGGAGACCAGCGAGGAAACCATTAAACAG GTGTTCAGTCAGTGGAACCCAGGTTGCGTAGAGAGAGTGAAGAAAATCCGTGACTATGCCTTTGTTCACTTCACATCCCGTGATGATGCCGTGCTGGCCATGGATCACCTCAATGGAACAGAAGTGGAGGGCTCCTGCATTGAGGTCACGCTTGCCAAGCCAGTTGATAAAGAGCAGTATTCTCGCCAGAAGGCATCAAAGGGGGTTTCGGCTGCTCCAGAAGCTCCTCAGCAAAACTATGTCTATCAGTGTGACCCTTACACATTGGCCTACTACGGTTATCCCTACAACACACTCATCGGACCAAACAGGGACTACTTTGTGAAAG GAACCTCATTGATACAGAACAATG CAGGTACTGTGCGAGGTCGTGGTCGCGCCGCCACAGGTAACCGTACCCCTGGTCCTCGGGGCTCGTACCTGGGGGGTTACTCTGCCGGTCGTGGCATCTACAGCCGCTACCATGAGG TGGCATTGCCGACTTTGGCCGGGCAATACCAAGTGTTCAGTGCGGCCCCTGCGGCCAAGCTTATGGAGGAAGGCAAGGTGCACGCAGTGGAGCACCTTATTAACCCTCTGGCCATGCagcaccctgaacacaccacgGCTCCCGCCACCGCCACAGTTCTGCCAGTTTCCACTCCTCCACCTTTTCAG GGTCGTCCAATCACTCCCGTCTATGCCATGGCCCACAATGTGCCGCGCATCCAGGCAGCCGGTGGCCTGTACGGCGCAGGCTACGTCCCCATCACAAACTATGCGGCCAACACAGCCGCCCTGGCCGCCCTGCAAAAGAACGCAGCAGTTGCGGCCGCGGCGTACGGAGGCTACGCCGGTTACGCCATGCCGCAGGGCTTCCCGGCCACAGCCTTCCAGCTGCCCATCCATGACGTCTACCAGTATTGA
- the rbm47 gene encoding RNA-binding protein 47 isoform X10 produces the protein MTAEDPASSSTMSNNTAPSKLCKPTAASHHALLGQISIPDGVVGTPNEATLVALMERTGYGMVQENGQRKYGPPPGWNGPSPPRGCEIFVGKIPRDVYEDELVPVFESVGRIYEMRLMMDFDGKNRGYAFVMYTEKHEAKRAVRELNNYEVRPGRLLGVCSSVDNCRLFIGGIPKTKKREEILEEVSKVTEGVLDVIVYASAADKMKNRGFAFVEYESHRAAAMARRKLMPGRIQLWGHQIAVDWAEPEIDVDEDVMETVKILYVRNLMMETSEETIKQVFSQWNPGCVERVKKIRDYAFVHFTSRDDAVLAMDHLNGTEVEGSCIEVTLAKPVDKEQYSRQKASKGVSAAPEAPQQNYVYQCDPYTLAYYGYPYNTLIGPNRDYFVKVALPTLAGQYQVFSAAPAAKLMEEGKVHAVEHLINPLAMQHPEHTTAPATATVLPVSTPPPFQGRPITPVYAMAHNVPRIQAAGGLYGAGYVPITNYAANTAALAALQKNAAVAAAAYGGYAGYAMPQGFPATAFQLPIHDVYQY, from the exons ATGACAGCCGAAGATCCTGCTTCCTCTTCAACCATGAGCAACAATACTGCCCCCTCCAAGCTGTGCAAACCCACGGCTGCCTCCCACCACGCTCTCCTTGGACAGATTAGCATTCCGGATGGTGTTGTAGGGACTCCCAACGAGGCTACACTGGTGGCCTTGATGGAGCGCACCGGCTACGGCATGGTTCAGGAAAATGGCCAACGTAAATACGGCCCTCCTCCCGGTTGGAACGGCCCATCCCCGCCGAGGGGATGCGAGATCTTCGTGGGCAAAATCCCAAGAGATGTTTATGAGGATGAGCTGGTTCCCGTGTTCGAGTCTGTGGGACGCATCTATGAGATGCGCCTGATGATGGACTTTGATGGGAAGAATCGGGGCTACGCATTTGTGATGTACACGGAAAAACACGAGGCCAAACGGGCCGTGCGGGAGCTCAACAACTACGAGGTGCGGCCCGGTAGGCTCCTCGGGGTCTGCTCCTCTGTAGACAACTGCCGTCTTTTCATTGGCGGCATCCCCAAGACTAAAAAACGCGAGGAGATTCTGGAGGAGGTCTCCAAGGTGACCGAGGGCGTGCTAGATGTGATTGTTTACGCCAGCGCTGCAGACAAGATGAAGAACCGTGGCTTTGCCTTTGTAGAATACGAGTCGCACCGTGCGGCCGCCATGGCCCGCAGGAAACTGATGCCCGGACGCATTCAACTGTGGGGTCACCAGATTGCGGTGGACTGGGCAGAACCAGAAATTGATGTGGATGAAGATGTCATGGAGACAGTGAAAATACTCTACGTCAGGAATCTTATGATGGAGACCAGCGAGGAAACCATTAAACAG GTGTTCAGTCAGTGGAACCCAGGTTGCGTAGAGAGAGTGAAGAAAATCCGTGACTATGCCTTTGTTCACTTCACATCCCGTGATGATGCCGTGCTGGCCATGGATCACCTCAATGGAACAGAAGTGGAGGGCTCCTGCATTGAGGTCACGCTTGCCAAGCCAGTTGATAAAGAGCAGTATTCTCGCCAGAAGGCATCAAAGGGGGTTTCGGCTGCTCCAGAAGCTCCTCAGCAAAACTATGTCTATCAGTGTGACCCTTACACATTGGCCTACTACGGTTATCCCTACAACACACTCATCGGACCAAACAGGGACTACTTTGTGAAAG TGGCATTGCCGACTTTGGCCGGGCAATACCAAGTGTTCAGTGCGGCCCCTGCGGCCAAGCTTATGGAGGAAGGCAAGGTGCACGCAGTGGAGCACCTTATTAACCCTCTGGCCATGCagcaccctgaacacaccacgGCTCCCGCCACCGCCACAGTTCTGCCAGTTTCCACTCCTCCACCTTTTCAG GGTCGTCCAATCACTCCCGTCTATGCCATGGCCCACAATGTGCCGCGCATCCAGGCAGCCGGTGGCCTGTACGGCGCAGGCTACGTCCCCATCACAAACTATGCGGCCAACACAGCCGCCCTGGCCGCCCTGCAAAAGAACGCAGCAGTTGCGGCCGCGGCGTACGGAGGCTACGCCGGTTACGCCATGCCGCAGGGCTTCCCGGCCACAGCCTTCCAGCTGCCCATCCATGACGTCTACCAGTATTGA
- the rbm47 gene encoding RNA-binding protein 47 isoform X9, whose amino-acid sequence MTAEDPASSSTMSNNTAPSKLCKPTAASHHALLGQISIPDGVVGTPNEATLVALMERTGYGMVQENGQRKYGPPPGWNGPSPPRGCEIFVGKIPRDVYEDELVPVFESVGRIYEMRLMMDFDGKNRGYAFVMYTEKHEAKRAVRELNNYEVRPGRLLGVCSSVDNCRLFIGGIPKTKKREEILEEVSKVTEGVLDVIVYASAADKMKNRGFAFVEYESHRAAAMARRKLMPGRIQLWGHQIAVDWAEPEIDVDEDVMETVKILYVRNLMMETSEETIKQVFSQWNPGCVERVKKIRDYAFVHFTSRDDAVLAMDHLNGTEVEGSCIEVTLAKPVDKEQYSRQKASKGVSAAPEAPQQNYVYQCDPYTLAYYGYPYNTLIGPNRDYFVKGTSLIQNNVALPTLAGQYQVFSAAPAAKLMEEGKVHAVEHLINPLAMQHPEHTTAPATATVLPVSTPPPFQGRPITPVYAMAHNVPRIQAAGGLYGAGYVPITNYAANTAALAALQKNAAVAAAAYGGYAGYAMPQGFPATAFQLPIHDVYQY is encoded by the exons ATGACAGCCGAAGATCCTGCTTCCTCTTCAACCATGAGCAACAATACTGCCCCCTCCAAGCTGTGCAAACCCACGGCTGCCTCCCACCACGCTCTCCTTGGACAGATTAGCATTCCGGATGGTGTTGTAGGGACTCCCAACGAGGCTACACTGGTGGCCTTGATGGAGCGCACCGGCTACGGCATGGTTCAGGAAAATGGCCAACGTAAATACGGCCCTCCTCCCGGTTGGAACGGCCCATCCCCGCCGAGGGGATGCGAGATCTTCGTGGGCAAAATCCCAAGAGATGTTTATGAGGATGAGCTGGTTCCCGTGTTCGAGTCTGTGGGACGCATCTATGAGATGCGCCTGATGATGGACTTTGATGGGAAGAATCGGGGCTACGCATTTGTGATGTACACGGAAAAACACGAGGCCAAACGGGCCGTGCGGGAGCTCAACAACTACGAGGTGCGGCCCGGTAGGCTCCTCGGGGTCTGCTCCTCTGTAGACAACTGCCGTCTTTTCATTGGCGGCATCCCCAAGACTAAAAAACGCGAGGAGATTCTGGAGGAGGTCTCCAAGGTGACCGAGGGCGTGCTAGATGTGATTGTTTACGCCAGCGCTGCAGACAAGATGAAGAACCGTGGCTTTGCCTTTGTAGAATACGAGTCGCACCGTGCGGCCGCCATGGCCCGCAGGAAACTGATGCCCGGACGCATTCAACTGTGGGGTCACCAGATTGCGGTGGACTGGGCAGAACCAGAAATTGATGTGGATGAAGATGTCATGGAGACAGTGAAAATACTCTACGTCAGGAATCTTATGATGGAGACCAGCGAGGAAACCATTAAACAG GTGTTCAGTCAGTGGAACCCAGGTTGCGTAGAGAGAGTGAAGAAAATCCGTGACTATGCCTTTGTTCACTTCACATCCCGTGATGATGCCGTGCTGGCCATGGATCACCTCAATGGAACAGAAGTGGAGGGCTCCTGCATTGAGGTCACGCTTGCCAAGCCAGTTGATAAAGAGCAGTATTCTCGCCAGAAGGCATCAAAGGGGGTTTCGGCTGCTCCAGAAGCTCCTCAGCAAAACTATGTCTATCAGTGTGACCCTTACACATTGGCCTACTACGGTTATCCCTACAACACACTCATCGGACCAAACAGGGACTACTTTGTGAAAG GAACCTCATTGATACAGAACAATG TGGCATTGCCGACTTTGGCCGGGCAATACCAAGTGTTCAGTGCGGCCCCTGCGGCCAAGCTTATGGAGGAAGGCAAGGTGCACGCAGTGGAGCACCTTATTAACCCTCTGGCCATGCagcaccctgaacacaccacgGCTCCCGCCACCGCCACAGTTCTGCCAGTTTCCACTCCTCCACCTTTTCAG GGTCGTCCAATCACTCCCGTCTATGCCATGGCCCACAATGTGCCGCGCATCCAGGCAGCCGGTGGCCTGTACGGCGCAGGCTACGTCCCCATCACAAACTATGCGGCCAACACAGCCGCCCTGGCCGCCCTGCAAAAGAACGCAGCAGTTGCGGCCGCGGCGTACGGAGGCTACGCCGGTTACGCCATGCCGCAGGGCTTCCCGGCCACAGCCTTCCAGCTGCCCATCCATGACGTCTACCAGTATTGA
- the rbm47 gene encoding RNA-binding protein 47 isoform X4 encodes MTAEDPASSSTMSNNTAPSKLCKPTAASHHALLGQISIPDGVVGTPNEATLVALMERTGYGMVQENGQRKYGPPPGWNGPSPPRGCEIFVGKIPRDVYEDELVPVFESVGRIYEMRLMMDFDGKNRGYAFVMYTEKHEAKRAVRELNNYEVRPGRLLGVCSSVDNCRLFIGGIPKTKKREEILEEVSKVTEGVLDVIVYASAADKMKNRGFAFVEYESHRAAAMARRKLMPGRIQLWGHQIAVDWAEPEIDVDEDVMETVKILYVRNLMMETSEETIKQVFSQWNPGCVERVKKIRDYAFVHFTSRDDAVLAMDHLNGTEVEGSCIEVTLAKPVDKEQYSRQKASKGVSAAPEAPQQNYVYQCDPYTLAYYGYPYNTLIGPNRDYFVKGTVRGRGRAATGNRTPGPRGSYLGGYSAGRGIYSRYHEGKTKLPEKPYELMPSLELAASVNPVAIKPGTMALPTLAGQYQVFSAAPAAKLMEEGKVHAVEHLINPLAMQHPEHTTAPATATVLPVSTPPPFQGRPITPVYAMAHNVPRIQAAGGLYGAGYVPITNYAANTAALAALQKNAAVAAAAYGGYAGYAMPQGFPATAFQLPIHDVYQY; translated from the exons ATGACAGCCGAAGATCCTGCTTCCTCTTCAACCATGAGCAACAATACTGCCCCCTCCAAGCTGTGCAAACCCACGGCTGCCTCCCACCACGCTCTCCTTGGACAGATTAGCATTCCGGATGGTGTTGTAGGGACTCCCAACGAGGCTACACTGGTGGCCTTGATGGAGCGCACCGGCTACGGCATGGTTCAGGAAAATGGCCAACGTAAATACGGCCCTCCTCCCGGTTGGAACGGCCCATCCCCGCCGAGGGGATGCGAGATCTTCGTGGGCAAAATCCCAAGAGATGTTTATGAGGATGAGCTGGTTCCCGTGTTCGAGTCTGTGGGACGCATCTATGAGATGCGCCTGATGATGGACTTTGATGGGAAGAATCGGGGCTACGCATTTGTGATGTACACGGAAAAACACGAGGCCAAACGGGCCGTGCGGGAGCTCAACAACTACGAGGTGCGGCCCGGTAGGCTCCTCGGGGTCTGCTCCTCTGTAGACAACTGCCGTCTTTTCATTGGCGGCATCCCCAAGACTAAAAAACGCGAGGAGATTCTGGAGGAGGTCTCCAAGGTGACCGAGGGCGTGCTAGATGTGATTGTTTACGCCAGCGCTGCAGACAAGATGAAGAACCGTGGCTTTGCCTTTGTAGAATACGAGTCGCACCGTGCGGCCGCCATGGCCCGCAGGAAACTGATGCCCGGACGCATTCAACTGTGGGGTCACCAGATTGCGGTGGACTGGGCAGAACCAGAAATTGATGTGGATGAAGATGTCATGGAGACAGTGAAAATACTCTACGTCAGGAATCTTATGATGGAGACCAGCGAGGAAACCATTAAACAG GTGTTCAGTCAGTGGAACCCAGGTTGCGTAGAGAGAGTGAAGAAAATCCGTGACTATGCCTTTGTTCACTTCACATCCCGTGATGATGCCGTGCTGGCCATGGATCACCTCAATGGAACAGAAGTGGAGGGCTCCTGCATTGAGGTCACGCTTGCCAAGCCAGTTGATAAAGAGCAGTATTCTCGCCAGAAGGCATCAAAGGGGGTTTCGGCTGCTCCAGAAGCTCCTCAGCAAAACTATGTCTATCAGTGTGACCCTTACACATTGGCCTACTACGGTTATCCCTACAACACACTCATCGGACCAAACAGGGACTACTTTGTGAAAG GTACTGTGCGAGGTCGTGGTCGCGCCGCCACAGGTAACCGTACCCCTGGTCCTCGGGGCTCGTACCTGGGGGGTTACTCTGCCGGTCGTGGCATCTACAGCCGCTACCATGAGGGTAAGACCAAGCTGCCCGAAAAGCCCTATGAACTGATGCCCAGTCTGGAGCTTGCTGCCTCCGTCAACCCAGTTGCCATCAAACCAGGCACAA TGGCATTGCCGACTTTGGCCGGGCAATACCAAGTGTTCAGTGCGGCCCCTGCGGCCAAGCTTATGGAGGAAGGCAAGGTGCACGCAGTGGAGCACCTTATTAACCCTCTGGCCATGCagcaccctgaacacaccacgGCTCCCGCCACCGCCACAGTTCTGCCAGTTTCCACTCCTCCACCTTTTCAG GGTCGTCCAATCACTCCCGTCTATGCCATGGCCCACAATGTGCCGCGCATCCAGGCAGCCGGTGGCCTGTACGGCGCAGGCTACGTCCCCATCACAAACTATGCGGCCAACACAGCCGCCCTGGCCGCCCTGCAAAAGAACGCAGCAGTTGCGGCCGCGGCGTACGGAGGCTACGCCGGTTACGCCATGCCGCAGGGCTTCCCGGCCACAGCCTTCCAGCTGCCCATCCATGACGTCTACCAGTATTGA